The proteins below are encoded in one region of Elusimicrobiaceae bacterium:
- a CDS encoding tyrosine recombinase, with amino-acid sequence MDALLEDFKNHLTFERQLSPNTLAAYVADVAHYFEYCTANELSPEKVPPQFLDSYTYQLKQNEKLSINSVFRKQEAVKCFYKFLLIEGKIQEDPTRFLKSPKLPQSLPEQLSRQEMERLLSYPAEKFDEIRTLTIVELLYAAGLRVSELINLNLENVNTQEGWVLAFGKGGKQRFVPLHPACCQRLKYYLSVREAHFASKIVGSELFLNNRGTKISRVSVWKDLAALGRKAGISQPLHPHLFRHTFASHLLQGGADLRSLQEMLGHANLTTTQIYTHLDVGDLKDKHKKYHPRG; translated from the coding sequence AATACTCTTGCGGCATACGTGGCTGATGTGGCACATTATTTTGAATATTGCACCGCCAACGAACTCTCTCCCGAAAAAGTACCCCCTCAGTTTTTGGACAGTTATACCTATCAATTAAAGCAAAATGAAAAACTATCCATTAACAGTGTTTTTCGCAAACAAGAAGCGGTGAAGTGTTTTTATAAGTTCTTACTGATAGAAGGGAAAATACAGGAAGATCCAACCCGTTTTTTAAAATCCCCCAAATTGCCTCAATCCTTGCCGGAGCAACTTTCGCGTCAAGAAATGGAACGGTTGCTCTCTTATCCGGCAGAAAAATTTGATGAAATCCGCACCTTAACTATTGTAGAACTTTTGTACGCAGCCGGCCTTCGCGTGAGCGAACTGATTAACCTGAACTTAGAAAATGTAAATACGCAAGAAGGCTGGGTGTTGGCTTTTGGTAAAGGAGGCAAGCAACGCTTTGTACCGTTGCACCCTGCATGTTGCCAACGGCTTAAGTATTATTTATCAGTCCGAGAGGCTCATTTTGCCAGCAAAATAGTGGGGTCTGAACTTTTTTTAAACAATAGAGGCACTAAAATCAGTCGCGTCAGCGTATGGAAAGATTTGGCTGCTTTGGGCCGCAAGGCCGGTATTTCTCAACCATTACACCCACACCTTTTCCGTCACACTTTTGCCAGTCATCTTTTACAAGGCGGTGCAGATTTGCGCAGTTTACAGGAAATGCTGGGGCATGCCAATTTAACCACCACCCAAATTTATACCCATTTGGACGTGGGCGATTTAAAAGACAAACACAAAAAATATCATCCGCGCGGATAA